One part of the Arthrobacter sp. EM1 genome encodes these proteins:
- a CDS encoding TerD family protein has product MAGLTLTKGSNLSLTKTDPGLNKVLIGLGWDPRTTTGDAFDLDASALLLGADGKVRSSADFIFYNQPAAADGSVVHQGDNRSGEGDGDDEVIAVQLSGVAADVERIVFVVSIDQAETRRQNFGQVRAAYCRVVNQETDAEVVRYDLSEDAAPETCMIFSELYRNNGEWKFKAVGQGYATGLAGVAADFGVQLG; this is encoded by the coding sequence ATGGCTGGCTTGACCCTTACCAAAGGCAGTAACCTCTCGCTCACCAAGACCGATCCGGGGCTGAACAAGGTTCTGATCGGGCTGGGCTGGGATCCCCGGACGACCACAGGCGATGCGTTCGACCTGGATGCCTCCGCGCTCCTGCTCGGCGCCGACGGAAAGGTCCGCAGTTCCGCGGATTTCATCTTCTACAACCAGCCGGCAGCAGCCGACGGCTCGGTAGTCCACCAGGGGGACAACCGTTCCGGCGAGGGCGACGGCGACGACGAGGTCATAGCGGTCCAGCTCTCCGGTGTGGCCGCTGATGTTGAGCGCATCGTCTTTGTGGTCTCGATTGACCAGGCAGAGACCCGCCGCCAGAACTTCGGCCAGGTGCGCGCCGCCTATTGCCGGGTCGTGAACCAGGAGACCGACGCGGAAGTCGTGCGTTATGACCTCAGCGAAGATGCAGCGCCGGAGACCTGCATGATCTTCTCCGAGCTCTACCGAAACAACGGTGAATGGAAGTTCAAAGCGGTGGGCCAAGGCTACGCCACCGGCCTTGCAGGTGTTGCCGCCGATTTCGGCGTCCAGCTCGGCTGA
- a CDS encoding HpcH/HpaI aldolase/citrate lyase family protein, whose translation MQHFRALAESVKERLFHVRPEALDRASDPGLLAVALGATLYTPATRKDLAGGIRKQTAAGCVSTVICLEDAVPDGEVPAAEENLLAALTELAATDRPDELPLIFIRCRTPEQLLDVGRRAGAALCAVYGFVLPKFENETGRARAFMEALQQLNRDSGRAGDPQRPPLLAMPIIEDPATTHLESRVRVLTDNLALVNEFRASVLCIRIGATDMSSAFGLRRSRDLTIYHVKVVASVIGDIVNIFGRPEDGWVISGPVWEHFVNTERVLRPQLRSTPFEAANEGELRKRLLTENLDGLIREIELDQANGLLGKTVIHPSHVPVVHSLSVVSHEEYLDALDIAGDPGGGAKASSYGNKMNEAKPHRAWAERTLLRARAFGVARPGVTFVDLLEASMR comes from the coding sequence ATGCAGCATTTCAGAGCGTTGGCAGAGTCCGTCAAGGAGCGGCTGTTCCATGTGCGGCCCGAGGCACTGGACCGGGCATCGGATCCCGGACTGCTGGCCGTGGCCCTGGGGGCCACGCTCTACACGCCGGCCACCCGGAAGGACCTGGCCGGCGGAATCCGCAAGCAGACAGCGGCAGGCTGCGTGAGTACAGTCATTTGCCTGGAGGACGCCGTGCCGGACGGGGAGGTGCCGGCGGCCGAGGAAAATCTCCTGGCCGCGCTGACAGAGCTTGCTGCCACGGACCGGCCGGACGAATTGCCGCTGATCTTCATCCGCTGCCGGACACCGGAGCAACTGCTGGATGTCGGACGCCGGGCCGGTGCGGCGCTGTGCGCCGTCTACGGGTTTGTGCTGCCCAAATTTGAGAACGAAACCGGGCGGGCGAGGGCCTTTATGGAAGCGCTGCAGCAGTTAAACCGGGATTCCGGCCGCGCCGGGGATCCGCAGCGGCCCCCGCTGCTGGCCATGCCGATCATCGAGGACCCGGCTACCACCCACCTGGAATCGCGGGTCCGTGTGCTGACGGACAACCTGGCGCTCGTCAACGAGTTCCGCGCGTCGGTCCTCTGCATCCGTATCGGCGCAACGGACATGTCCAGTGCTTTCGGGCTGCGGCGCTCCCGTGACCTGACGATCTATCACGTGAAGGTCGTGGCCAGCGTCATCGGCGACATCGTTAACATCTTCGGCCGGCCGGAGGACGGCTGGGTCATCTCCGGTCCCGTGTGGGAGCACTTCGTCAACACGGAACGGGTGCTGCGGCCGCAGCTGCGCTCCACCCCCTTTGAGGCCGCAAACGAGGGAGAACTCCGGAAGCGGCTCCTGACGGAGAACCTCGACGGACTCATCCGCGAGATCGAATTGGACCAGGCCAACGGGCTGCTGGGCAAGACAGTGATCCATCCGAGCCATGTGCCAGTGGTCCACTCCCTGTCCGTGGTGAGCCATGAGGAGTACCTTGACGCCCTGGACATTGCCGGAGACCCCGGCGGCGGCGCCAAGGCCTCGTCGTACGGCAACAAAATGAACGAAGCGAAGCCGCACCGGGCCTGGGCCGAGCGGACGTTGCTGCGCGCCCGTGCGTTCGGAGTCGCCAGGCCCGGTGTCACGTTTGTGGACCTGCTCGAAGCGAGCATGCGATGA
- a CDS encoding universal stress protein: MVCAVPQYSGSLAWVPAPMDREALFADIRTQLDAGTAWIRSHFPRLTVETQLVDGSPVDILVQASRQVELVVVGTRGRGGFAGMMLVPPQTGILHHARAPLWWSLTGRIPGWLTG, encoded by the coding sequence GTGGTTTGCGCCGTCCCGCAGTACAGCGGGTCGCTGGCCTGGGTCCCGGCGCCGATGGACCGCGAGGCGCTTTTCGCCGATATCCGGACGCAACTCGACGCCGGTACTGCCTGGATCAGAAGCCACTTTCCCCGGCTCACCGTGGAGACCCAACTCGTCGACGGTTCGCCAGTGGACATCCTCGTCCAAGCCAGCCGGCAGGTGGAACTGGTGGTTGTCGGCACCCGCGGCCGCGGGGGCTTCGCCGGAATGATGCTCGTTCCACCTCAGACGGGAATCCTCCATCATGCAAGGGCCCCGTTATGGTGGTCCCTGACCGGGAGGATCCCCGGCTGGCTGACCGGGTGA
- a CDS encoding phosphoribosyltransferase domain-containing protein, whose product MRDALAVHIETAPDSLLPVPTLVGLALRRNPKRAHLLVSRVLAKHVPTEPGITTAAGRLLGLLVRAELQADAPGAAGSARGGGTGTAGPLRAAIDHAAAALAGLLAPAPAPSGEAPSPDVDARQQQQTRRARTAAAMDLCDQLEAERAVFTGVATIGYAETATGLGQLVAEQLDSYYIHSTRLAGDSLAPAPYGVFEESHSHATSHRLLPTSHAALDLAGTVVLVDDELSTGETIINTIRELHRKAPHSRYVVASLVDLRSAAARTRLAELAGELGCAVSAVALAHGSIRLPATLAADAAELIRTAPVPEPAVCSIGKIRQLDLNDVVPPVRSGRFGVAGRPDARQAGDIATALAADLGAGAGPGERLLVLATEEFMALPLAVALRLQQLLPGVDVRYSTSTRSPVAAMDEPGYAIRSALAFDSGDGPPDGPGPRFAYNFAHPGGRFDTVVIMAEPGTPVDGLTAPDGSRRPWPAPAPTSGWCCFPARSSFRRRLPAPASARTRPATCSGC is encoded by the coding sequence GTGCGCGACGCACTGGCCGTCCACATCGAAACCGCACCGGACAGCCTGCTGCCGGTGCCAACCCTGGTGGGGCTGGCTCTTCGGCGCAACCCCAAACGTGCCCACCTGCTCGTATCCCGTGTGCTCGCCAAGCACGTGCCCACCGAACCCGGGATCACGACGGCGGCCGGCCGCCTGCTCGGTCTCCTGGTCCGGGCGGAACTGCAGGCGGACGCCCCGGGCGCAGCTGGCAGCGCCCGCGGCGGCGGCACCGGGACGGCCGGGCCGCTGCGGGCAGCCATCGACCACGCTGCCGCAGCGCTGGCAGGACTCCTGGCCCCGGCCCCGGCGCCCTCCGGCGAGGCCCCGTCCCCGGACGTGGACGCCCGGCAGCAACAGCAAACGCGGCGGGCCAGGACCGCTGCCGCCATGGATCTCTGCGACCAGCTGGAAGCGGAACGGGCGGTGTTTACCGGCGTGGCCACGATCGGCTACGCAGAGACCGCCACCGGGCTGGGGCAGCTGGTGGCAGAGCAGCTGGACAGCTATTACATCCACTCCACCCGGCTCGCCGGGGACAGCCTCGCCCCGGCGCCCTACGGCGTCTTCGAGGAATCGCATTCCCATGCCACCTCGCACCGGCTCCTGCCAACCAGCCACGCCGCCCTGGACCTGGCCGGGACGGTGGTCCTGGTCGATGACGAGCTCAGCACCGGCGAGACGATCATCAACACCATCCGGGAGCTGCACCGCAAGGCCCCGCACAGCCGCTACGTCGTCGCCTCGCTGGTTGACCTGCGTTCAGCGGCCGCCAGGACGCGGCTTGCGGAGCTGGCCGGGGAATTGGGCTGCGCCGTCAGCGCCGTCGCCCTGGCTCACGGCAGCATCCGGCTGCCGGCGACACTGGCGGCCGACGCGGCTGAACTGATCCGAACGGCCCCGGTCCCGGAACCCGCCGTCTGCAGCATCGGGAAGATCCGGCAACTGGACCTGAACGACGTCGTCCCGCCGGTCAGGAGCGGACGCTTCGGCGTTGCCGGCAGGCCGGATGCCCGGCAGGCAGGCGACATCGCAACGGCCCTCGCAGCGGACCTTGGCGCGGGCGCCGGGCCGGGGGAACGGCTGCTGGTGCTTGCCACGGAGGAATTCATGGCATTGCCGCTGGCCGTGGCGCTCCGGCTGCAGCAACTGCTCCCCGGCGTTGACGTCCGGTACTCGACCAGTACCAGGAGCCCGGTCGCGGCCATGGACGAACCGGGCTACGCGATCCGATCAGCCCTGGCTTTTGACAGCGGCGACGGGCCGCCGGACGGCCCCGGGCCCCGGTTCGCCTACAACTTCGCGCACCCCGGGGGACGCTTCGACACGGTAGTCATCATGGCTGAGCCTGGCACGCCCGTCGACGGGCTCACAGCCCCGGACGGATCGCGGAGGCCGTGGCCGGCGCCGGCTCCGACGTCAGGCTGGTGCTGCTTCCCCGCCAGGAGCAGTTTCCGGCGCCGCTTGCCGGCCCCGGCTTCGGCTCGTACGCGGCCAGCGACGTGCAGTGGCTGCTGA
- a CDS encoding universal stress protein: MPASGLDGGYATVDDSVIREGAEAILKQAVNRSPGTRSTSMPRSRTATHPGVLLEMSETAELLVFGTRGRGGFVGRLLGSVSSALPAHAKCPTVTVPLVCGRPLGETTVDKHVLAEQSKSGHVRSKTWWWSASTAPNRPGWR; the protein is encoded by the coding sequence TTGCCGGCGTCAGGACTCGACGGCGGCTACGCGACGGTGGACGATTCGGTGATCCGCGAAGGCGCGGAGGCCATCCTGAAGCAGGCCGTGAACAGGTCGCCGGGTACCAGATCGACGTCGATGCCTCGGTCGAGAACGGCGACGCATCCGGGTGTCCTGCTGGAAATGTCCGAAACCGCGGAGCTGCTGGTATTCGGCACCCGCGGCCGTGGTGGCTTCGTCGGACGGCTGCTCGGATCCGTCAGCAGTGCGCTGCCGGCGCACGCCAAATGTCCGACCGTCACGGTTCCCCTGGTCTGCGGCCGACCGCTGGGCGAGACGACTGTCGACAAGCATGTCCTGGCGGAACAGTCGAAGTCCGGGCACGTACGATCGAAAACGTGGTGGTGGTCGGCGTCGACGGCTCCGAACAGGCCCGGGTGGCGGTAA
- a CDS encoding toxic anion resistance protein, translating to MQLTPPEATSAALVLNAPEPLSIVKEDDAPGMVPVPAERQQEINAQARAFIGEIAAMNPHSPEYTSKIDGINRLGGAELVASANTSSRLLERSSTSLAGAKKSGSSAQVQVASTLGELRSTVEDLTPNHSDLSVGRKILGIIPGGNKLAKYFQKYESAQTQLDKIIKSLMAGQDSLLKDNASLAQEKTQLWETMQGLSEYAVFAKALDAATAAKVDEMKVSGQLDEAGKLDSDVLFPIRQRHQDILTQLAVSVQGYLAIDMIRKNNTELIKGVERARTTTISALRTAVIVAQALANQKMVLDQIDAINTTTNNMILKTSEMLKDQTGRIHQQAASSGVSVETLQKAFDNVFQTMDAIDTFRSQANKSMEGTVHALESGLERARPYLDRVRQQEGN from the coding sequence ATGCAACTCACACCCCCGGAAGCTACGTCCGCTGCGCTGGTACTGAACGCCCCTGAACCCCTGAGCATCGTCAAGGAAGACGACGCGCCGGGGATGGTGCCGGTTCCCGCCGAACGCCAGCAGGAGATCAACGCCCAGGCGCGCGCTTTTATCGGCGAGATCGCGGCGATGAACCCGCACAGCCCCGAATACACCAGCAAGATCGACGGCATCAACCGGCTCGGCGGCGCGGAGCTGGTGGCGTCCGCAAATACCTCCAGCCGCCTGCTGGAACGGTCGTCCACGTCCCTGGCCGGCGCCAAGAAATCGGGCAGCAGTGCCCAGGTCCAGGTGGCGTCCACACTCGGCGAACTCCGCTCCACAGTGGAGGATCTCACACCGAACCACAGCGATTTGAGTGTTGGCCGCAAAATTCTCGGCATCATTCCCGGCGGGAACAAACTGGCCAAATACTTCCAGAAGTATGAGTCGGCCCAGACCCAGCTGGACAAGATCATCAAGTCGCTGATGGCAGGGCAGGACTCGCTGCTGAAGGACAATGCCTCCCTGGCGCAGGAAAAAACCCAGCTCTGGGAGACCATGCAGGGCCTGAGCGAGTACGCCGTTTTCGCGAAGGCTTTGGACGCCGCCACCGCTGCCAAGGTCGATGAAATGAAAGTGTCGGGCCAGCTGGACGAGGCCGGCAAGCTCGATTCGGATGTTTTGTTCCCCATCCGGCAGCGGCACCAGGACATCCTCACGCAGTTGGCGGTATCGGTCCAGGGCTACCTGGCCATCGACATGATCCGCAAAAACAACACCGAGCTGATCAAGGGCGTGGAACGGGCCCGCACCACAACCATCTCGGCGCTGCGGACAGCAGTTATTGTGGCCCAGGCCCTGGCCAACCAGAAGATGGTCCTGGACCAGATCGATGCGATCAACACCACAACTAACAACATGATCCTCAAGACCAGCGAGATGCTCAAGGATCAGACCGGCCGCATCCACCAGCAGGCCGCGAGTTCCGGTGTCAGCGTCGAAACCCTGCAGAAGGCGTTCGACAACGTATTCCAAACCATGGACGCGATCGACACCTTCCGGTCCCAAGCCAACAAGAGTATGGAAGGCACAGTCCATGCCCTTGAATCGGGCCTGGAGCGCGCCCGTCCGTACCTGGACCGGGTCCGCCAGCAGGAGGGGAATTAG
- a CDS encoding TerD family protein has protein sequence MASLTLSKGSNLSLTKADPGLRKAMIGLGWDPRTTAGEQFDLDASALLVRADGKVRSNDDFIFYNQLSSADGSVVHQGDNRTGEGDGDDEQVLIDLDAVSPEIQKIVIVVSIDQAEVRRQNFGQVRDAFCRVVNQETDNEVVRYDLTEDAAAETCMVFAEIYRNNGEWKFRAVGQGYAAGLHGVATDFGIVLD, from the coding sequence GTGGCTAGCCTGACCCTGAGCAAGGGAAGCAATCTTTCATTGACAAAAGCGGACCCCGGGCTTCGCAAGGCCATGATCGGCCTCGGCTGGGACCCGCGGACAACGGCCGGGGAACAGTTTGACCTGGACGCCTCGGCGCTGCTTGTCCGGGCTGACGGCAAGGTCCGTTCCAATGACGATTTCATCTTCTACAACCAGCTCTCGTCCGCCGACGGATCGGTCGTTCACCAGGGCGATAACCGCACCGGTGAGGGCGACGGTGACGACGAGCAGGTACTGATCGATCTTGATGCCGTTTCACCGGAAATCCAGAAGATCGTCATTGTCGTTTCAATCGACCAGGCCGAGGTCCGCCGCCAGAATTTCGGGCAGGTGCGCGACGCTTTCTGCCGGGTCGTGAACCAGGAGACCGACAACGAAGTGGTCCGCTACGACCTCACCGAGGATGCTGCCGCCGAAACGTGTATGGTCTTCGCCGAGATCTACCGCAACAACGGTGAATGGAAGTTCCGCGCCGTGGGGCAGGGCTATGCTGCCGGCCTTCACGGTGTCGCCACGGACTTCGGCATCGTACTGGACTAG
- a CDS encoding arginase family protein produces the protein MPPGGASGKLLHLDVAELNPDFDIDGRTAKVAARLINTLLR, from the coding sequence GTGCCGCCAGGTGGGGCGAGCGGGAAGCTCCTGCACCTGGATGTCGCGGAACTGAACCCGGATTTCGACATTGACGGCCGCACCGCGAAGGTGGCCGCGCGGCTGATTAATACACTGCTGCGGTAG
- a CDS encoding RNA-binding protein has translation MNLVKPGVGETTRVLLRRVPWKVLVRPDAAADIGHVLHLAHQRGVEVVEVPGLPYSCVGLIHPIHTLALPVPTERV, from the coding sequence GTGAACCTCGTTAAGCCGGGAGTCGGGGAGACCACGCGTGTGCTGCTCCGGCGCGTGCCCTGGAAGGTCCTTGTGCGCCCGGACGCGGCGGCCGACATCGGCCATGTGCTGCACCTTGCGCACCAGCGGGGAGTCGAGGTGGTGGAAGTGCCGGGGCTGCCGTACAGCTGCGTCGGCCTGATCCATCCCATCCATACCCTGGCGCTACCGGTGCCGACGGAAAGAGTGTGA
- a CDS encoding TerD family protein: protein MVAGSNAALTAENPGLGTVLLGIGWDTVPSRGPQPEPVPMIIMCGPDGHAVSDEHLVFFNQLASPEGSIAFAGTEDQEQIDVDLNRVPEAVSKIAVLIYIDPDVRGPGTFGAVRNTYLRIADEKDRELLRFQVPPVNLDKINAMILGELYRHAGGWKFRAVGQGYETGLAAVAADFRLKL, encoded by the coding sequence ATGGTCGCGGGCAGCAACGCCGCCCTCACTGCAGAGAACCCGGGCTTGGGGACAGTGCTGCTGGGGATCGGCTGGGACACGGTGCCCAGCCGCGGTCCGCAACCCGAACCGGTCCCCATGATCATTATGTGTGGACCGGACGGGCATGCTGTCTCGGACGAGCACCTTGTGTTCTTCAACCAGCTCGCCAGTCCCGAGGGCAGCATCGCGTTTGCCGGCACAGAGGACCAGGAGCAGATCGACGTAGACCTCAACCGGGTACCCGAGGCCGTCAGCAAAATTGCGGTACTGATCTACATCGACCCGGATGTTCGCGGGCCCGGCACCTTCGGCGCCGTCAGGAACACCTATCTTCGGATCGCCGACGAGAAGGACCGTGAGCTGCTCCGCTTCCAGGTTCCGCCGGTCAACCTGGACAAAATCAACGCCATGATCCTTGGCGAGCTGTACCGGCACGCCGGAGGCTGGAAATTCCGGGCCGTGGGCCAGGGCTACGAAACCGGGCTTGCGGCAGTTGCCGCCGACTTCCGGCTGAAGCTCTAA